In Candidatus Thermoplasmatota archaeon, the sequence CGAATCCGAGGCGGAGACCCTGCTCTGGGAGCCCGGCCGCGCGTTCGGCTGGCGGCAGCGCGTGGGCGACCTCGCGCGCCACGAGGCGCGATTCGAGGTGACGCCGGACGGGTCGGGCGGGTCGCGCGTGCGCGCGAGGATCGACGTGGAGCTTCCGTTCGTCCTGCCGAGGCTCGCGACGGAGGCCGAGATCGCGGCGGAGCTGTCGGGCAAGCTCGATCGCGGGCTCCTCAACCTGCGCGACCTCGCCGAGGGGCGGCCGATCGGGGCCGGGGGCGTGGCGGGCCTCCGCTGGGCGCGCGTCTCGGGTTGATCGTCGTACCACATCGCCCATGCCGGTCCTCAACCGAGCGTGACGGCATGGGTCGAACGGTCGCGGCGGGCGCGATGCACGCCGCCGTGGTCCTCGTCCTTGCGGCGGGCGCGATCCTGTCGGCGGCGGGCGCGCTCCTCGTCCTCCTCGACCGTCCGGAAGCCGCGGACGCGGCGGCCGTGGCGCCGATCCATCTCGCGGTCCTCGGGTTCGCGGCCGCGGTGCTCGCGGCCCGGCGCGTGTTCGCGGCGGCGGCGATGGCGGGCCTCTTCCTCGCGACGATGGTCCTTGCGGCCTCGCATCTTGCGGCTTCGTTCCTCTTCCTCGTGGGGTCGGGCCTGGCCCTCATCGTTCCGGGCGCGCACAGGCCGCTCTTCGACGACCCGTTCTGACTCAGAAGAAGGGGTTTCCGCGCTTCTCGACCTGGCGCAGCAGCTCGCGCTGCATCACGCGCTCGACGTCGCGCGCGAGCGTCTCGGCGACGTCGGAATCGACGCTCGATTCCTGCCCGAGATATTTCGTGACGTCGATGGGCTCGCAGAACTTGATGCGCCACTTCACGGGGAACGGGAACAGGTTGAGCGGGACGGGAAGCGAGAGGCCGAGGGTGTCCTTGAAGCGCTCGATGCGGAAGAGGCTCGGGTTCGCCTCCTCGCCGCCCACGATGACGACGGGGACGATGGGGACCTTCGCCGCGAGGGCGACGCGCGCAAAGCCCGGCTTGAACGGCTCGAGCTTGTAGCGGCGCCAGATGGGCTTGAAGTTGCCCTCCTCGGCCTCCGGGAAGAAGAGGACGAGCCCGCCCTCGTCGAGGATCTCGGTGCTCTCCTGGACGGAGACCTCGAAGAAGCCGAGCTTCGAGGCGAGCGTTCCGACGACGGGGGCGCGGAAGAAGGCGGGATGGACCGCGGTGCGGACGGTGCGGCCGAGGCCGTCGTGGAGGGTCACGAAGAGGTTGCTGAAATCGAGGCCCGTCCATCCCGTGTGGTTGGCCGCGACGACCGCGGCTCCGCGGGGCACGTGCTCGATGCCTTCGATCTCGACCCGGGAGTACCGGTGCATCGCGCGGGCGGGCGCGAGGGCCTTCTCGAGGACGGCCGGGTCGACGTCGCCCCGTTCGCGGCTCACGCTGCGCCGAACGGGTCGCTCTCGCAAATCCGTTTCGGGATCACGGCAGGCCCTTGAAGCCCGCGACGGCCGTGGTCGCCCCGCCGGGGTCGACGTAAACGTACCCGCTCACTCCGTTGAGCGAGCGGATCGTGACGCCCAGCTCCGCGTTCGTGAACGTGAGCGAGGCGGTCCAGCGGTACCATCCCGGCGCGTGCATCGGCACGAGGGAGGTGACCTGGCCCGGGAGCTTCGGCATCTCGACCGACCCTTCGTGGGTCGGGATGAACTGCGACCCTGTCGCCTCGGCGATCTCGGCGTCGCCGAGGACCTGCCGCGAGGCGAGCCAGGACCACGTGTATTCGAGCGTCACGCCGCGGGCGGCCCGGCCGTTCGACCACGTCGCGTTGATCGCGAGGAGGATGGGCGCCCCGGGGTCGGACACGT encodes:
- a CDS encoding SRPBCC family protein; translation: MLENALVVTLDKEIRIQAPPDRVFAWVGTLVRHPRWMPGTLAAYPTVPGDLRRGSRLHLTLEALGLRFESEAETLLWEPGRAFGWRQRVGDLARHEARFEVTPDGSGGSRVRARIDVELPFVLPRLATEAEIAAELSGKLDRGLLNLRDLAEGRPIGAGGVAGLRWARVSG
- a CDS encoding 1-acyl-sn-glycerol-3-phosphate acyltransferase; amino-acid sequence: MSRERGDVDPAVLEKALAPARAMHRYSRVEIEGIEHVPRGAAVVAANHTGWTGLDFSNLFVTLHDGLGRTVRTAVHPAFFRAPVVGTLASKLGFFEVSVQESTEILDEGGLVLFFPEAEEGNFKPIWRRYKLEPFKPGFARVALAAKVPIVPVVIVGGEEANPSLFRIERFKDTLGLSLPVPLNLFPFPVKWRIKFCEPIDVTKYLGQESSVDSDVAETLARDVERVMQRELLRQVEKRGNPFF